A stretch of Gossypium hirsutum isolate 1008001.06 chromosome A06, Gossypium_hirsutum_v2.1, whole genome shotgun sequence DNA encodes these proteins:
- the LOC107961837 gene encoding ubiquitin-conjugating enzyme E2 34 isoform X1 — MAEKSCVKRLQKEYRALCKEPVSHVVARPSPNDILEWHYVLEGSEGTPFAGGYYYGKIKFPPEYPYKPPGIRMITPNGRFMTQKKICLSMSDFHPESWNPMWSVSSILTGLLSFMMDNSPTTGSVNTTVSEKLRLAKASLAFNCKNPTFRKLFPEYVDKHNKQQQLVSEHLSPESPQGENSKPETEKVVNSSGKDVKKVDTLRNTRRNQKQSFPTWMMLLLVSIFGIVMALPLLQL, encoded by the exons ATGGCGGAGAAATCGTGTGTTAAGCGCCTTCAGAAAGAATATAGAGCACTTTGTAAG GAACCAGTTTCTCATGTTGTTGCTCGTCCATCCCCAAATGACATTCTTGAGTGGC ATTATGTGCTGGAAGGGAGTGAAGGAACGCCTTTTGCAG GTGGGTATTATTATGGAAAGATCAAGTTCCCTCCAGAGTATCCCTACAAACCTCCTGGAATCAG GATGATCACCCCCAATGGACGGTTTATGACACAGAAGAAAATATGCTTGTCCATGAGTGatt TTCATCCAGAAAGTTGGAACCCTATGTGGTCTGTATCTAG CATACTTACCGGGCTTCTCTCTTTCATG ATGGATAATAGTCCTACCACTGGCAGTGTGAACACTACTGTTTCTGAAAAGCTACGCTTGGCAAAGGCATCCCTTGCATTTAATTGTAAAAA CCCCACATTCAGAAAACTGTTTCCGGAGTATGTGGATAAGCACAACAAGCAGCAGCAGCTTGTGTCAGAGCATTTATCACCAGAATCACCTCAAGGAGAAAATTCTAAACCCGAGACTGAAAAAGTTGTTAACTCTTCAGGGAAAGATGTTAAAAAAGTAGATACCCTCAGGAATACACGAAGAAACCAGAAACAGTCTTTCCCGACGTGGATGATGTTGTTGCTTGTTTCCATCTTTGGTATTGTAATGGCGTTGCCACTGCTTCAACTTTGA
- the LOC107961837 gene encoding ubiquitin-conjugating enzyme E2 34 isoform X2, with product MAEKSCVKRLQKEYRALCKEPVSHVVARPSPNDILEWHYVLEGSEGTPFAVHPESWNPMWSVSSILTGLLSFMMDNSPTTGSVNTTVSEKLRLAKASLAFNCKNPTFRKLFPEYVDKHNKQQQLVSEHLSPESPQGENSKPETEKVVNSSGKDVKKVDTLRNTRRNQKQSFPTWMMLLLVSIFGIVMALPLLQL from the exons ATGGCGGAGAAATCGTGTGTTAAGCGCCTTCAGAAAGAATATAGAGCACTTTGTAAG GAACCAGTTTCTCATGTTGTTGCTCGTCCATCCCCAAATGACATTCTTGAGTGGC ATTATGTGCTGGAAGGGAGTGAAGGAACGCCTTTTGCAG TTCATCCAGAAAGTTGGAACCCTATGTGGTCTGTATCTAG CATACTTACCGGGCTTCTCTCTTTCATG ATGGATAATAGTCCTACCACTGGCAGTGTGAACACTACTGTTTCTGAAAAGCTACGCTTGGCAAAGGCATCCCTTGCATTTAATTGTAAAAA CCCCACATTCAGAAAACTGTTTCCGGAGTATGTGGATAAGCACAACAAGCAGCAGCAGCTTGTGTCAGAGCATTTATCACCAGAATCACCTCAAGGAGAAAATTCTAAACCCGAGACTGAAAAAGTTGTTAACTCTTCAGGGAAAGATGTTAAAAAAGTAGATACCCTCAGGAATACACGAAGAAACCAGAAACAGTCTTTCCCGACGTGGATGATGTTGTTGCTTGTTTCCATCTTTGGTATTGTAATGGCGTTGCCACTGCTTCAACTTTGA